From Oncorhynchus mykiss isolate Arlee chromosome 6, USDA_OmykA_1.1, whole genome shotgun sequence, the proteins below share one genomic window:
- the LOC110525826 gene encoding ctenidin-3: MRIVGQRRLLLTVATCLLLLATVCPTSEARRGGGFGRSGGFGGGWGGSSRGGYPRQGGGTGYRPMPSSSGQAYRPMPAQSGGSSAGKMAGAAAAGAVGGAMLGSALSRPGYGGGYGGYGGGYGGGYGGYGGGYGGYPRAGGYGPRPGGYDGPEGSGDMGYYYGASSGPIYNSIIVIIGSLMSLVMGHWVGVM, from the coding sequence ATGAGGATTGTTGGCCAACGGAGACTTCTCCTCACTGTGGCAACCTGCCTGTTGCTCCTAGCAACCGTCTGCCCCACCTCAGAGGCTCGCCGTGGTGGGGGCTTCGGTCGTAGTGGGGGCTTCGGTGGGGGGTGGGGCGGTAGTAGCCGTGGGGGTTACCCTCGTCAAGGTGGAGGCACGGGATACCGACCAATGCCATCCTCGAGTGGACAGGCATACCGACCAATGCCTGCCCAGAGTGGCGGCTCCAGTGCGGGGAAGATGGCaggggctgctgctgctggtgccGTGGGGGGAGCAATGCTGGGCAGTGCGTTGAGTCGTCCTGGCTACGGAGGAGGATATGGGGGTTATGGAGGAGGTTATGGAGGTGGTTATGGAGGCTATGGAGGAGGCTATGGGGGGTACCCCAGAGCTGGAGGGTATGGCCCCAGGCCTGGTGGCTATGATGGTCCAGAGGGCTCTGGGGATATGGGGTACTACTATGGAGCATCCAGTGGGCCCATCTATAACagcatcatcgtcatcatcgGGTCACTAATGTCATTGGTGATGGGGCACTGGGTGGGAGTGATGTAG